TAATTTAAAGGATatttagagggaaaaaaaaaaagaaggagaaaatttCGAAACAAATCTACAATTTTGTCTCTCTCCATCCGAAGATCGCCAAAACTGACCGTCACCAAACGGGCCGCGACCGCTACCGAGAGGGGGGAGGCCCATCGTCAATTTCGCGACAGCCCCGCGCCCCCATCGCACGTGCCGCCCCCACCAACATCACGTGACTCCCCAACTGCCCAATTAAAAACGAAAGAGAGAGCAGCCcgcgagaagaagaaaagccagATGGAAAAATGCTTCCAGAAGATCCGATCCCCCACCccaacttttcttcttttcctttcgtaAATATGACCCTGCATCTACAGTAAATTTACACAAAATGCCATCCGCCGCCACCGGCAGCGCGATCCTAGGTGGTGCCCCCCTCCCCGAGTTATTGCCGTGTATTCTATTGGAAACCCGTGTCGGGCGGACGGAAAggggaccaaaaaaaaaaaaaacataactcACGGCGAGCTCCGGCGGGGTCTCTCGAGCAGCCCCTCCAGCACCACCCTCTTCTTGTGCTCCTCCGAGTTCAGGTCCGGGTCCGGGCCGTCGCCCTTGACCGGCCTCTCCGACGCCAACCACCACCTCAGCTGGGGGATGAAGTAGAACCATACCGCCGTGCACAGGATCGCGCAGAGCCGCCCCCAGAGGATCATGATCACCAGCGTCACCATGATTATCGACATCCCCACCACCGAGTCGAGCCGCGGCGGCCGGGCTCTGCGAGGTTTCGGCGGAGGCTGGGCGGGGCGGGGCGCCGCCGCGGGCGGGGGCGGGGCCGGGGCCGGGGGTTCCGGCGGGTCGAGAATCGGGAGGGAGGCCGAGTGCGGGATCGCCGCGGCTGCGGCGCGGGAGGACTTCGCCGACTTGACGTCGGGCGAGCCGGGCTGGCTCGACCCCGCCCGGATCGCGTCGATCTTCCGGCAGAAGGACAGTCGCTTCTGGCCGTGCCACGTGTTGCCGCGAGCGGCGTCCGCGCGGTTTTCTCGCGCGTCGGTTCGATGGGCTTCGGCTTCGGGCTCGATTGTCTGAAAACATGAAGAAGCGAATTAGCGAAAAAGGAGCAACTCTGTCTGGGACTCACATGTTCATGTCCGATCACAATCGAATTCAACGTCCgcaaaatttttttagatgGACTTGCCCCGGGATTTTCATGACAACTCTCGAATCAAATCCAGACTCGTTATTtcgatctttctttcttttttctctttccttctttcacGTGAATTCCTTCGGTTGACTTGCCGAAAGTGGCGTTACCCGTGCCGAGAACGCGATAGTCACATACCTCTCGATCTCCCTCGCTCTCCGGCGGCTGACCCGGAGGCGCCGTCGCCGTctccgccaccgccgtcgccTCCTGCTTGGCCGGCCTGCTCTTGGAGCTGTCCCTATCTCGCTTCGGCTTCggcttcgtcttcgtcttcgacTTGGACTTGGACTTGGGCGGGGGATTGTTGAACCTGTCGTTGGCCTCTTTCTTCTCGGTCTCGACGGTGGAACTAACgagtgcggcggcggcggcggcggcggcgctgtTCTCGACGGGGACGGTCTTGGAGGCGGACTTCTTGAAGCGGACGGGCGACCAGTAGGACCAGCTGAACTTCAgcctctcgccgccgccgccgttcgaTCGGGTCTTGAACTGGGCCGCTTCATCGGAGCGGCGCGGCCCGAAGCAACCCGAGAACCAGGCGGCCCTCGTTCTCGTTCTTCTCGGTTTCGTCGGAG
This Eucalyptus grandis isolate ANBG69807.140 chromosome 7, ASM1654582v1, whole genome shotgun sequence DNA region includes the following protein-coding sequences:
- the LOC104454008 gene encoding uncharacterized protein P8B7.26 gives rise to the protein MAQPPPTKPRRTRTRAAWFSGCFGPRRSDEAAQFKTRSNGGGGERLKFSWSYWSPVRFKKSASKTVPVENSAAAAAAAALVSSTVETEKKEANDRFNNPPPKSKSKSKTKTKPKPKRDRDSSKSRPAKQEATAVAETATAPPGQPPESEGDRETIEPEAEAHRTDARENRADAARGNTWHGQKRLSFCRKIDAIRAGSSQPGSPDVKSAKSSRAAAAAIPHSASLPILDPPEPPAPAPPPPAAAPRPAQPPPKPRRARPPRLDSVVGMSIIMVTLVIMILWGRLCAILCTAVWFYFIPQLRWWLASERPVKGDGPDPDLNSEEHKKRVVLEGLLERPRRSSP